Proteins encoded within one genomic window of Megalopta genalis isolate 19385.01 chromosome 10, iyMegGena1_principal, whole genome shotgun sequence:
- the Ip6k gene encoding inositol hexakisphosphate kinase isoform X2 encodes MCMRKVSALFLFMIDNGDSCSNSYTGHCPTLKFQVGKRFGASTEEIMKELLEKKILKTGPYRPNSGRMEPNGMILCEKDDIRRDWKNEAHLFKAPPYILGYTGYIPGFNSRYGLSFMRAVEEGGKEWRENQSKLRARRDLTKARAERRDSRNLMSRAREDNIAALNEVDHAHDQNLVTFSYEISPERPPIVGYTGHIPGAKGEVALSKRYAQAARKGLELIRKEREERRAKLLNANGSLNVFDSGQVYQSERTPV; translated from the exons ATGTGTATGAGAAAAGTGTCGGCACTTTTCTTATTTATGATAGATAACGGAGATTCGTGCAGTAACAG CTACACCGGACATTGTCCTACTCTCAAGTTTCAAGTCGGAAAACGCTTTGGAGCGAGTACGGAGGAAATCATGAAG GAACTGCTCGAAAAAAAGATCCTCAAGACCGGCCCTTATAGGCCGAATTCAGGAAGGATGGAGCCGAACGGAATGATTCTATGCGAGAAGGACGACATCCGGAGAGATTGGAAAAATGAGGCGCACCTCTTCAAAGCACCTCCGTACATATTGGGATACACGG GATATATTCCTGGATTTAATAGCAGGTATGGCCTGTCGTTTATGAGAGCTGTGGAAGAAGGCGGTAAGGAATGGCGTGAGAATCAAAGTAAACTAAGAGCACGCAGGGATCTTACAAAAGCGCGCGCTGAGAGACGCGATTCAAGAAACCTCATGTCTAGAGCGAGGGAGGACAACATCGCCGCCCTCAACGAAGTCGATCATGCTCACGATCAAAATCTAGTCACGTTCA GTTACGAAATTTCTCCCGAAAGACCACCAATCGTTGGCTACACAGGTCATATACCAGGAGCGAAAGGAGAGGTAGCGCTTTCCAAAAGATACGCTCAAGCAGCGAGAAAGGGGCTCGAATTGATCCGAAAAGAACGCGAAGAGAGGAGAGCCAAATTACTAAATGCGAATGGTTCATTAAACGTTTTCGATTCTGGTCAAGTTTATCAATCCGAACGAACGCCAGTGTAG
- the Ip6k gene encoding inositol hexakisphosphate kinase isoform X3, with amino-acid sequence MHPRRNGYTGHCPTLKFQVGKRFGASTEEIMKELLEKKILKTGPYRPNSGRMEPNGMILCEKDDIRRDWKNEAHLFKAPPYILGYTGYIPGFNSRYGLSFMRAVEEGGKEWRENQSKLRARRDLTKARAERRDSRNLMSRAREDNIAALNEVDHAHDQNLVTFSYEISPERPPIVGYTGHIPGAKGEVALSKRYAQAARKGLELIRKEREERRAKLLNANGSLNVFDSGQVYQSERTPV; translated from the exons CTACACCGGACATTGTCCTACTCTCAAGTTTCAAGTCGGAAAACGCTTTGGAGCGAGTACGGAGGAAATCATGAAG GAACTGCTCGAAAAAAAGATCCTCAAGACCGGCCCTTATAGGCCGAATTCAGGAAGGATGGAGCCGAACGGAATGATTCTATGCGAGAAGGACGACATCCGGAGAGATTGGAAAAATGAGGCGCACCTCTTCAAAGCACCTCCGTACATATTGGGATACACGG GATATATTCCTGGATTTAATAGCAGGTATGGCCTGTCGTTTATGAGAGCTGTGGAAGAAGGCGGTAAGGAATGGCGTGAGAATCAAAGTAAACTAAGAGCACGCAGGGATCTTACAAAAGCGCGCGCTGAGAGACGCGATTCAAGAAACCTCATGTCTAGAGCGAGGGAGGACAACATCGCCGCCCTCAACGAAGTCGATCATGCTCACGATCAAAATCTAGTCACGTTCA GTTACGAAATTTCTCCCGAAAGACCACCAATCGTTGGCTACACAGGTCATATACCAGGAGCGAAAGGAGAGGTAGCGCTTTCCAAAAGATACGCTCAAGCAGCGAGAAAGGGGCTCGAATTGATCCGAAAAGAACGCGAAGAGAGGAGAGCCAAATTACTAAATGCGAATGGTTCATTAAACGTTTTCGATTCTGGTCAAGTTTATCAATCCGAACGAACGCCAGTGTAG
- the Ip6k gene encoding inositol hexakisphosphate kinase isoform X1: protein MVFDPIAEEEKKRFFGQSYGAHLPGYTGHCPTLKFQVGKRFGASTEEIMKELLEKKILKTGPYRPNSGRMEPNGMILCEKDDIRRDWKNEAHLFKAPPYILGYTGYIPGFNSRYGLSFMRAVEEGGKEWRENQSKLRARRDLTKARAERRDSRNLMSRAREDNIAALNEVDHAHDQNLVTFSYEISPERPPIVGYTGHIPGAKGEVALSKRYAQAARKGLELIRKEREERRAKLLNANGSLNVFDSGQVYQSERTPV, encoded by the exons CTACACCGGACATTGTCCTACTCTCAAGTTTCAAGTCGGAAAACGCTTTGGAGCGAGTACGGAGGAAATCATGAAG GAACTGCTCGAAAAAAAGATCCTCAAGACCGGCCCTTATAGGCCGAATTCAGGAAGGATGGAGCCGAACGGAATGATTCTATGCGAGAAGGACGACATCCGGAGAGATTGGAAAAATGAGGCGCACCTCTTCAAAGCACCTCCGTACATATTGGGATACACGG GATATATTCCTGGATTTAATAGCAGGTATGGCCTGTCGTTTATGAGAGCTGTGGAAGAAGGCGGTAAGGAATGGCGTGAGAATCAAAGTAAACTAAGAGCACGCAGGGATCTTACAAAAGCGCGCGCTGAGAGACGCGATTCAAGAAACCTCATGTCTAGAGCGAGGGAGGACAACATCGCCGCCCTCAACGAAGTCGATCATGCTCACGATCAAAATCTAGTCACGTTCA GTTACGAAATTTCTCCCGAAAGACCACCAATCGTTGGCTACACAGGTCATATACCAGGAGCGAAAGGAGAGGTAGCGCTTTCCAAAAGATACGCTCAAGCAGCGAGAAAGGGGCTCGAATTGATCCGAAAAGAACGCGAAGAGAGGAGAGCCAAATTACTAAATGCGAATGGTTCATTAAACGTTTTCGATTCTGGTCAAGTTTATCAATCCGAACGAACGCCAGTGTAG
- the Ip6k gene encoding inositol hexakisphosphate kinase isoform X4 — protein MKELLEKKILKTGPYRPNSGRMEPNGMILCEKDDIRRDWKNEAHLFKAPPYILGYTGYIPGFNSRYGLSFMRAVEEGGKEWRENQSKLRARRDLTKARAERRDSRNLMSRAREDNIAALNEVDHAHDQNLVTFSYEISPERPPIVGYTGHIPGAKGEVALSKRYAQAARKGLELIRKEREERRAKLLNANGSLNVFDSGQVYQSERTPV, from the exons ATGAAG GAACTGCTCGAAAAAAAGATCCTCAAGACCGGCCCTTATAGGCCGAATTCAGGAAGGATGGAGCCGAACGGAATGATTCTATGCGAGAAGGACGACATCCGGAGAGATTGGAAAAATGAGGCGCACCTCTTCAAAGCACCTCCGTACATATTGGGATACACGG GATATATTCCTGGATTTAATAGCAGGTATGGCCTGTCGTTTATGAGAGCTGTGGAAGAAGGCGGTAAGGAATGGCGTGAGAATCAAAGTAAACTAAGAGCACGCAGGGATCTTACAAAAGCGCGCGCTGAGAGACGCGATTCAAGAAACCTCATGTCTAGAGCGAGGGAGGACAACATCGCCGCCCTCAACGAAGTCGATCATGCTCACGATCAAAATCTAGTCACGTTCA GTTACGAAATTTCTCCCGAAAGACCACCAATCGTTGGCTACACAGGTCATATACCAGGAGCGAAAGGAGAGGTAGCGCTTTCCAAAAGATACGCTCAAGCAGCGAGAAAGGGGCTCGAATTGATCCGAAAAGAACGCGAAGAGAGGAGAGCCAAATTACTAAATGCGAATGGTTCATTAAACGTTTTCGATTCTGGTCAAGTTTATCAATCCGAACGAACGCCAGTGTAG